The following are from one region of the Archangium lipolyticum genome:
- a CDS encoding SET domain-containing protein-lysine N-methyltransferase, producing MKLCVLLPSYEQSTSPFKGFDPVQDPSRLMPEHDWDRSPIHKATAVQTVRRLALRGYDVFINMCDAAWDEDLPGLEVVIELERLGVAYTGPTPEFYEPTRQWLKGVCHRIGVDTPRYAFVTQHAEAERAARALRFPLIVKHPNGYGSIGLTKGSRVETREALLDRAEHMVSQFGGALIEEFVEGPEFTVLVAEPGTLERLPRVYTPMEIRFPEGETFKHFDLKWSDYEQMGMRPVTDPALEARLRQLAQRVFTASKGVGYARLDIRMGPDGRLFLLDVNSACGVFYPPGEYGSADLILSQDPTGQRGFLEHIIACALRRQAARRPRFRIEYGQPGGQGLVAAMNLAPGERILAGEERAHVLASHQHLEKTWADWQRAMLPRWAYPLPDGVFAVAGEAPLEWSLLNHSCHPNAWHEGLDCVARRLIQEGEPITIDYATLYGPGMAEFQCECGSPRCRGVIRGTDHLEPWVEERYGDHVSPYVKQARARR from the coding sequence ATGAAACTCTGCGTGCTGCTCCCCTCCTACGAGCAGTCCACCTCTCCGTTCAAGGGATTCGATCCGGTTCAGGATCCTTCCCGGCTGATGCCGGAGCATGACTGGGACCGGAGCCCGATCCACAAGGCCACCGCGGTGCAGACGGTCCGGCGGCTGGCCCTCCGCGGCTACGACGTCTTCATCAACATGTGCGATGCGGCGTGGGACGAGGATCTGCCGGGGCTGGAGGTGGTCATCGAGCTGGAGCGGCTCGGCGTAGCCTACACGGGCCCCACGCCCGAGTTCTACGAACCGACCCGCCAGTGGCTCAAGGGCGTCTGCCACCGCATCGGAGTGGATACGCCCCGGTACGCGTTCGTCACCCAGCACGCCGAGGCCGAGCGCGCCGCCAGGGCGCTGCGCTTCCCGTTGATCGTCAAGCACCCGAACGGCTACGGCAGCATCGGCCTGACCAAGGGCTCCCGTGTCGAGACACGCGAGGCGCTGCTCGACAGGGCCGAGCACATGGTGTCGCAGTTCGGGGGGGCGCTGATTGAAGAGTTCGTCGAGGGCCCCGAGTTCACCGTGCTGGTCGCGGAGCCCGGAACCCTGGAGCGGCTCCCCCGGGTCTACACCCCCATGGAGATCCGCTTCCCCGAGGGAGAGACCTTCAAGCACTTCGATCTCAAGTGGTCGGACTATGAGCAGATGGGCATGCGGCCCGTGACGGATCCGGCCCTGGAGGCGCGGTTGAGGCAGCTGGCCCAGCGCGTCTTCACCGCGTCGAAGGGGGTGGGATACGCGCGCCTCGATATTCGCATGGGGCCGGACGGGCGGCTGTTCCTGCTGGATGTGAACTCGGCCTGCGGCGTCTTCTACCCACCGGGCGAGTACGGCAGCGCGGACCTCATCCTCTCGCAAGATCCCACGGGGCAGCGCGGCTTCCTGGAGCACATCATCGCGTGCGCCCTGCGCCGTCAGGCGGCACGCCGCCCCCGGTTCCGGATCGAGTATGGCCAACCCGGCGGCCAGGGTCTGGTGGCCGCGATGAACCTGGCTCCCGGCGAGCGCATCCTGGCTGGCGAGGAGCGCGCCCACGTCCTGGCGAGCCATCAGCACCTCGAGAAGACCTGGGCCGATTGGCAGCGCGCGATGCTGCCCCGGTGGGCCTATCCGCTCCCGGACGGCGTCTTCGCTGTCGCGGGCGAGGCCCCTCTGGAGTGGTCGCTCCTCAACCACTCGTGCCATCCGAACGCCTGGCACGAGGGGCTCGACTGCGTGGCGCGCCGGCTCATCCAGGAGGGGGAGCCCATCACGATCGACTACGCCACCCTCTATGGACCGGGGATGGCGGAGTTCCAGTGCGAGTGCGGCAGTCCGCGGTGCCGTGGCGTCATCCGCGGCACGGATCACCTGGAGCCGTGGGTCGAGGAGCGGTACGGAGATCATGTCTCGCCGTACGTGAAGCAGGCACGGGCGCGCCGCTAG
- a CDS encoding cupin domain-containing protein, producing the protein MSRKNYLPRTWADERLSVKPSPIDGNGLFATRDIPEGTVIMIWGGEVVERRTIDYSRYRGETVVAISETEYLAIPRSDTSEALDVYLNHSCDPTAWLIDEVTVVARRHIHAGEEITTEFATWFDYEPGVSYCENWACRCGSPRCRKVLSAQDWRRADLQEKYAGHFSPFLEKRIQAERLKGPSTEPLPHGSMVEELVRTLELVPHPEGGFYRETWRSEVPVETPRGRRAVGTAIYYLLPRGTFAAWHQVTSDELWHFYDGQALTMYLLDERQGRLETVTLGRDVTRGERPQVLVPAGVLQAAEPRGDYTLCGCTVGPGFDFADWEMPRGEELAARHPGHAELFRRLSHPG; encoded by the coding sequence ATGAGTCGGAAGAACTACCTGCCTCGCACCTGGGCCGATGAGCGCTTGAGCGTCAAGCCCTCGCCCATCGATGGGAACGGGCTCTTCGCCACCCGCGACATCCCCGAGGGCACCGTGATCATGATCTGGGGGGGTGAAGTGGTGGAGCGGCGGACCATCGACTACTCCCGGTACCGCGGCGAAACGGTGGTCGCCATCAGCGAGACGGAGTACCTCGCCATCCCCCGCTCGGACACCAGCGAGGCCCTGGATGTCTACCTCAACCACTCGTGCGATCCGACGGCCTGGCTCATCGATGAAGTGACCGTGGTGGCCCGGCGCCACATCCACGCGGGCGAGGAGATCACCACGGAGTTCGCCACCTGGTTCGACTATGAGCCCGGGGTGTCCTACTGCGAGAACTGGGCCTGCCGGTGTGGCAGCCCTCGGTGCCGGAAGGTCTTGAGCGCGCAGGACTGGCGGCGAGCGGATCTCCAGGAGAAGTACGCGGGGCACTTCTCGCCCTTCCTGGAGAAGCGCATCCAGGCGGAGCGGCTGAAGGGTCCCTCCACCGAGCCCCTGCCGCACGGGTCCATGGTCGAAGAACTGGTCAGGACGCTGGAGCTCGTGCCCCACCCGGAGGGAGGCTTCTACCGGGAGACGTGGCGCTCGGAGGTTCCGGTGGAGACGCCGCGCGGAAGGCGGGCGGTGGGGACGGCCATCTACTACCTGCTGCCGCGAGGCACGTTCGCGGCCTGGCACCAGGTGACTTCGGATGAGCTGTGGCACTTCTACGATGGACAGGCGCTGACGATGTACCTGCTCGATGAGCGCCAGGGCCGGCTGGAGACGGTGACGCTGGGGCGCGACGTCACGCGGGGCGAGCGGCCGCAGGTGCTCGTTCCGGCCGGGGTGTTGCAGGCCGCGGAGCCGCGAGGGGACTACACCCTGTGCGGCTGCACGGTGGGCCCGGGCTTCGACTTCGCGGACTGGGAGATGCCCCGGGGCGAGGAGCTGGCGGCCCGTCATCCCGGGCACGCGGAGCTGTTCCGCCGGCTGTCCCACCCGGGCTGA
- a CDS encoding trifunctional serine/threonine-protein kinase/ATP-binding protein/sensor histidine kinase gives MLDIPGYRILGTLRATGSSVLFQAVREADGVPLIIKTPMASSPSASENERYRREFAILQRLRDVRGVARPYACERLQGRPLLLLERVHGEPLSESTGQPMEVSRFLSLALSLVSTLAEVHGRDVIHKDIKPSNIILEPSGEARLIDFGVATLQQVEHLEAAPTHLIEGTLAYMSPEQTGRMNRTVDYRTDFYSLGVTFYELLTGRRPFQAQDALEWFHAHMAQRPKPPQELNPQVPPALSALVMKLLAKVAEERYQSAEGLKADLERCREALGQSEQEVFPLGTQDTPHRFQLPQRLYGRDTQVATLLECFERVTRTGRPELLLLSGYSGIGKSSVVHELYKPVVRRRGLFLSGKFDQFQRDIPYTTLAQTLRGLVQQLLAGSEEELARWRDQVNQAWEGQGQLLVDLVPQLEVLVGRQPTPQALPASEAQRRFFRVVRQFVSVFSTKEHPAVVFLDDLQWADPSSLRLLEQMLTHPESPPVLWLGAYRDNEVSRTHPLMAVVEKAREAGTRLTDIRLEPLRVEQVEELVGDTLPGASREVVAPLAALVHEKTGGNPFFLLQLLVTLHQEGLLVRLPKDGWRWDAEGVRARDYSENIVDFMVGKLRQFPPGTQHLLRLAACAGNVFSLQMLGTLSGLSEVEEVEHGLEPALREGLLGRAGAETYRFLHDRIQQAAHSLSSETERQEVHLRIGRLLLQSLSPEQVRESLFEVVSQLNAGVALMEDPTERHQLARLNAETGNKAQAALALRPALTYFTTAFALIPGDPWETDYALAFQVRLAQARTELMSGDPSAAQRLAEELRPRARSRADTVAIYFLTQDIHFATGAFLEGMRCLLESLSLLGMPVSPQPTWEEAVAAHEEAWALLGQRPIESLIELPLMTDPDMKMAVVALFKLFPGAYSSDPHLLIIILSRIVSLSLRHGVVDAAVPGFTWFGVITGSFFKRYREGFAFARLALAFVERYHLSAYRGDVLLGMQFSSYWVQPLARAQELLLNGLRYSLQVGDIAPATYCSVYLVTNRLAMGHALDEVHQESLVRDEFLRKTGFVDPQEALLVSQRYVQQLRGHSLSFSSLSGEGFDERAYEARMTPERLGGTRCHYWIYKMQSRFMCGAYAEAREAADKTAGLLWSCFGTLNAREGHFYRALTLAACFEGATPEQQREWLVAIEHHHQQLAEWAELCPENFRALERLVFAERARLLGRSEDATRAYEQAIRSARENGATQYLGLASELAAKFWRTREAPIVAHAFAREARAAYQRWGARAKVQHLESQWPELASTQSPQDTLTTSSTDSTHIDALTVVKAQQAVSGEIELERLVTALMRAAMENAGAQRGALLLPDGDALSVAALFQLSPEGALVASDEAGHHALPWTLLSYVRRTREHVLIGDASQAHAFSADAWLARGGARSVLCLPLMRQEQFSGALYLENDLATNAFSPARLALLGHLASQAAISIENARLYADVQRARTELRRANDELERRVEERTRELKQTQARLVDTAREVGMAEVASNVLHNVGNVLTSAVVNMEMMSKAVGALRVGRVRQTGALLLEHRGALADFLTKDPRGGQLPEYLVALGDEMMREQTRLLEDMAVMNQHIEHIRAIVQVQQTYARNVLMTEECELSQLVDDALRIQMESLRRHGVTVHRELSEVPPVKVDKHKVLQILINLLSNARHALDEVPEGRRNLWVRLTAVGNVARIQVADDGVGIAPELMDSLFVHGFTTRKDGHGFGLHSSALVAQMLEGRLTLESEGLGQGAVATLELPLTFANRP, from the coding sequence ATGTTGGATATCCCGGGCTACCGAATTCTGGGCACGCTCCGCGCGACGGGGTCGAGCGTGCTGTTCCAAGCGGTGCGCGAAGCCGATGGTGTCCCCCTCATCATCAAGACGCCGATGGCCTCCTCTCCGAGTGCCAGCGAGAACGAGCGGTACCGGCGGGAATTCGCCATCCTCCAACGGCTGCGGGACGTGCGCGGAGTGGCCAGGCCCTATGCCTGTGAGCGGCTGCAAGGACGGCCCCTGCTCCTGCTGGAGCGGGTGCACGGCGAGCCCTTGTCCGAGTCCACGGGCCAGCCGATGGAGGTCTCCCGCTTCTTGAGTCTGGCCCTCTCGCTGGTCTCCACCCTGGCCGAGGTCCACGGCCGCGACGTCATCCACAAGGACATCAAGCCGTCCAACATCATCCTGGAGCCGTCGGGAGAGGCGCGGCTCATCGACTTCGGCGTGGCGACGCTGCAGCAGGTGGAGCACCTGGAGGCGGCGCCGACGCATCTCATCGAGGGCACGCTGGCGTACATGTCGCCGGAGCAGACGGGGCGCATGAACCGCACGGTGGACTACCGCACGGACTTCTACTCGCTGGGCGTCACCTTCTACGAGCTGCTCACGGGGCGCAGGCCCTTCCAGGCCCAGGACGCGCTGGAGTGGTTTCACGCCCACATGGCGCAGCGCCCGAAGCCGCCCCAGGAGCTGAATCCCCAGGTGCCTCCGGCCTTGTCCGCCCTCGTCATGAAGCTGCTGGCCAAGGTGGCCGAGGAGCGCTACCAGAGCGCCGAGGGCTTGAAAGCCGACCTGGAGCGCTGCCGCGAAGCGCTCGGCCAGAGCGAGCAGGAGGTGTTCCCGCTGGGGACCCAGGACACGCCCCACCGCTTCCAACTGCCGCAACGGCTCTATGGGCGTGACACACAGGTGGCTACCCTGCTCGAGTGCTTCGAGCGCGTGACGCGCACGGGCCGGCCGGAGTTGCTGCTGCTCAGTGGCTACTCGGGCATCGGCAAGTCCTCGGTGGTGCACGAGTTGTACAAGCCGGTGGTGCGGCGGCGCGGTTTGTTCCTGAGCGGCAAGTTCGACCAGTTCCAGCGGGACATTCCCTACACCACCCTGGCCCAGACCCTGCGCGGACTGGTGCAGCAACTGCTCGCCGGGAGCGAGGAGGAACTCGCCCGGTGGCGCGATCAGGTGAACCAGGCCTGGGAGGGCCAGGGCCAGTTGCTCGTGGACCTGGTGCCCCAGCTCGAAGTACTCGTGGGCCGGCAACCCACACCCCAGGCGCTGCCCGCCAGCGAGGCGCAGCGGCGCTTCTTCCGGGTGGTCCGCCAGTTCGTGTCGGTGTTCTCCACCAAGGAGCACCCGGCGGTGGTGTTCCTGGATGACTTGCAGTGGGCGGACCCCTCCAGTCTGCGGCTGCTCGAGCAGATGCTGACCCATCCGGAGAGTCCCCCGGTGCTGTGGCTGGGGGCCTACCGGGACAACGAGGTGAGCCGCACGCACCCGCTGATGGCGGTGGTGGAGAAGGCGCGCGAGGCGGGCACGCGCCTCACCGACATCCGGCTGGAGCCGCTGCGCGTGGAGCAGGTGGAGGAGTTGGTGGGCGACACGCTCCCGGGAGCGAGCAGGGAGGTGGTCGCCCCCCTGGCGGCCCTGGTGCACGAGAAGACGGGAGGCAACCCCTTCTTCCTGCTGCAACTGCTGGTGACGCTCCATCAGGAGGGCCTGCTCGTGCGCCTGCCCAAGGACGGCTGGCGATGGGATGCCGAGGGGGTGCGCGCCCGGGACTACTCGGAGAACATCGTCGACTTCATGGTGGGCAAGCTGCGCCAGTTCCCCCCTGGCACCCAGCACCTGCTGCGGCTGGCGGCGTGCGCGGGTAATGTCTTCTCGCTCCAGATGTTGGGCACCCTCTCGGGACTGTCCGAGGTGGAGGAGGTGGAGCACGGCCTCGAGCCCGCGTTGCGCGAAGGCCTGCTGGGGCGCGCCGGCGCGGAGACGTACCGCTTCCTGCACGACCGCATCCAGCAGGCGGCCCATTCGCTCAGCTCCGAGACGGAGCGCCAGGAGGTGCACCTGCGCATCGGCCGCCTGCTGCTCCAGAGCCTGTCCCCGGAGCAGGTGCGCGAGTCCCTCTTCGAGGTGGTGAGCCAGCTCAACGCCGGAGTGGCGCTGATGGAGGACCCCACGGAGCGCCACCAGCTCGCGCGACTCAACGCCGAGACGGGGAACAAGGCCCAGGCCGCGCTCGCGCTGCGCCCCGCCCTCACCTACTTCACCACGGCCTTCGCGCTCATTCCCGGGGACCCCTGGGAGACGGACTACGCCCTGGCCTTCCAGGTGCGACTGGCCCAGGCGCGGACGGAGTTGATGAGCGGCGACCCCTCCGCGGCACAACGTCTCGCCGAGGAGCTTCGCCCCCGGGCACGCAGCCGCGCGGACACCGTGGCCATCTACTTCCTGACTCAGGACATCCACTTCGCCACGGGTGCGTTCCTGGAGGGAATGCGCTGCTTGTTGGAGAGCCTGTCGTTGCTGGGCATGCCGGTGTCGCCCCAACCCACCTGGGAGGAAGCGGTCGCCGCCCATGAGGAGGCCTGGGCCCTGTTGGGGCAGCGTCCCATCGAGAGCCTCATCGAGTTGCCCCTCATGACCGACCCGGACATGAAGATGGCCGTCGTCGCGCTCTTCAAGCTCTTCCCCGGCGCCTACTCCTCCGACCCCCACCTGCTCATCATCATCCTGAGCCGGATTGTCTCCCTCTCCCTGCGCCACGGCGTCGTGGACGCCGCCGTGCCCGGGTTCACCTGGTTCGGCGTCATCACCGGCTCGTTCTTCAAGCGCTACCGGGAAGGCTTTGCCTTCGCACGGCTCGCCCTCGCATTCGTCGAGCGCTACCATCTGTCCGCCTACCGAGGGGATGTGCTGCTCGGCATGCAGTTCAGCAGCTACTGGGTCCAGCCCCTCGCCCGAGCGCAGGAACTGCTCCTCAACGGCCTGCGGTATTCGCTTCAAGTGGGCGACATCGCGCCCGCCACCTATTGCAGCGTCTATCTCGTCACCAACCGCCTGGCCATGGGACACGCCCTGGACGAGGTCCACCAGGAGTCGCTCGTGCGCGACGAGTTCCTGCGCAAGACGGGCTTCGTGGATCCCCAGGAGGCGCTCCTCGTGAGTCAGCGCTACGTGCAACAGCTGCGTGGCCATTCCCTGTCGTTCTCCTCCCTGAGCGGGGAGGGCTTCGACGAACGGGCCTACGAGGCGCGGATGACGCCCGAGCGGCTCGGCGGCACGCGCTGCCATTACTGGATTTACAAGATGCAGTCGCGCTTCATGTGCGGCGCCTATGCGGAAGCCCGAGAAGCGGCGGACAAGACGGCCGGGTTGTTGTGGTCCTGCTTCGGCACCCTCAATGCCCGCGAAGGCCACTTCTACCGCGCCCTGACCCTGGCCGCGTGCTTCGAGGGGGCCACGCCCGAGCAGCAGCGGGAGTGGCTCGTGGCCATCGAGCATCACCACCAACAGCTCGCCGAATGGGCGGAGCTGTGCCCCGAGAACTTCCGCGCGCTCGAGCGGCTCGTCTTCGCGGAGCGGGCCCGGCTCCTGGGGCGCTCGGAGGACGCGACACGGGCCTACGAGCAGGCCATCCGCTCGGCCCGGGAGAACGGAGCCACCCAGTACCTGGGACTGGCCAGTGAGCTCGCGGCGAAGTTCTGGCGCACGCGCGAGGCGCCCATCGTCGCTCATGCCTTCGCGCGCGAAGCCCGGGCGGCCTACCAGCGGTGGGGAGCGCGGGCCAAGGTCCAGCACCTGGAGTCCCAGTGGCCAGAGCTCGCGTCCACCCAGTCTCCCCAGGACACGCTGACCACCAGCAGCACGGACTCCACCCACATCGACGCGCTCACGGTGGTCAAGGCGCAGCAGGCCGTCTCGGGTGAGATCGAGCTGGAGCGCCTGGTGACGGCACTGATGCGGGCGGCGATGGAGAACGCGGGCGCGCAGCGAGGCGCCCTGCTGCTGCCCGACGGGGACGCGCTCTCGGTGGCGGCCCTCTTCCAGCTCTCGCCGGAGGGCGCCCTGGTGGCCTCGGACGAGGCAGGCCACCACGCGCTGCCGTGGACACTCCTCTCCTATGTCCGGCGCACGCGGGAACACGTGCTCATCGGCGATGCCTCCCAGGCCCATGCGTTCTCCGCCGATGCCTGGCTGGCGCGCGGCGGAGCCCGCTCGGTGTTGTGCCTGCCCCTGATGAGGCAGGAGCAATTCTCCGGGGCCCTGTACCTGGAGAACGACCTGGCCACCAACGCCTTCAGCCCGGCGCGCCTGGCGCTGCTGGGACACCTCGCCTCCCAGGCGGCCATCTCCATCGAGAACGCGCGGCTGTACGCGGACGTGCAGCGCGCCCGGACGGAGCTGCGCCGGGCCAACGACGAGCTGGAGCGGCGGGTGGAGGAGCGCACGCGCGAGCTCAAACAGACCCAGGCGCGCCTGGTGGACACCGCGCGCGAGGTGGGCATGGCGGAGGTGGCCTCCAACGTGCTGCACAACGTGGGCAATGTGCTCACCAGCGCCGTCGTCAACATGGAGATGATGAGCAAGGCCGTGGGCGCCCTGCGAGTGGGCCGGGTGAGGCAGACCGGAGCCCTGCTGCTGGAGCATCGGGGGGCCTTGGCGGACTTCCTGACGAAGGATCCGCGGGGCGGCCAGCTGCCAGAATACCTGGTGGCGCTCGGCGACGAGATGATGCGCGAGCAGACGCGCCTGCTGGAGGACATGGCGGTGATGAACCAGCACATCGAGCACATCCGCGCCATCGTCCAGGTGCAGCAGACGTATGCGCGCAACGTGCTGATGACGGAGGAGTGCGAGCTGTCCCAGCTCGTCGACGACGCGCTGCGCATCCAGATGGAGTCGCTGCGACGTCACGGCGTCACCGTCCACCGGGAGCTGTCGGAGGTGCCCCCGGTGAAGGTGGACAAGCACAAGGTGCTGCAAATCCTCATCAACCTGCTGAGCAACGCCAGACACGCGCTGGACGAAGTGCCCGAGGGCCGGCGCAACCTCTGGGTGAGGCTGACGGCGGTGGGGAACGTGGCGCGCATCCAGGTGGCGGATGATGGGGTAGGCATCGCGCCGGAGCTGATGGACAGCCTGTTCGTCCACGGCTTCACCACGCGCAAGGACGGCCACGGCTTCGGGCTGCACTCGAGCGCACTGGTGGCGCAGATGCTCGAGGGTCGCCTCACCCTGGAGAGCGAGGGCCTCGGCCAGGGCGCCGTGGCCACGCTGGAGCTTCCGCTCACCTTTGCAAATAGGCCCTAG
- a CDS encoding RCC1-like domain-containing protein, whose translation MTRRTTTWMKWVGGAGLVLAVACGPQEGPLAPEGTRPDSQLMALSAMASPDATLRVPRCQGGVSDCDSGTLLQGRAGVGPEQNAPNTLGGTCADGTAGSYRADESVEQVRVATVDGSTLAAGKQVRVEVVVWAYSGYSSDALDIYYTADATQPSWTFLTTMVPTGAGLQRLSATYTLPSGGATQAVRASFRYGGSAATCTQGSFDDRDDLAFDVGGQAPPPPPPPVTPSPRLLKLDASGGHALHVRADGTVWGWGYNHHGQLGPATSEPRVRSPVKVTGLSGVTSVAAGGAYSLALRQDGTVWSWGYNSNGQLGDGTLVNRSTPAQVSGLSGVVSVTAGNGFALALRDDGTVWSWGEGYSGQLGNGTTGQRSTPDQVPGLSRVVAVAAGYGYALALRDDGTVWSWGENFEGQLGDGTTTQRSTPAQVVGLSGITALAAGDAHSLALRNDGTVWSWGYNYSGQLGDASNTQRLTPVQVQGLTGATVLTAGGQSSLALRGDGSVWLWGNNTCRDDSSDSKSHTVPEQVPGLTGGVDVSSADCSSLVLDSSGRVWVWGANYNGLLADGSDFEPGPVQVLASGFKDISVGRTHTLALRDDGTVWSWGDNYSGQLGDGTTSNRLAPVQVLGLTGVTAVSAGNHHSLALRQDGTVWSWGYKVGGGNSSFPTQVPGLTGMTAVSAGSAHALALRQDGTVWAWGWNADAQLGDGTTVDRPAPVQVPGLTGVISVSAGYAHSLAVRNDGSVWGWGWSNRNQLGIGPTSARNQPSPVRMAAVTNATAVAAGHDYSIVVAGSSNTLWACGQNNYGNLGDGTTNSRATPVQVPGLSGVASVTDLDEDHTLAVSGDGTLWAWGSNSSGALGLGTLTQSRSLSPVQVALTGVRRAGTGLGFSVAVKTDGSVWSWGSNSFEVLGTGRSILRRAPGLVPLP comes from the coding sequence ATGACGCGGCGCACGACGACGTGGATGAAGTGGGTGGGGGGAGCCGGGCTCGTGTTGGCCGTGGCCTGCGGCCCCCAGGAGGGGCCGCTCGCGCCGGAGGGCACGCGGCCGGACAGCCAGCTCATGGCACTCAGCGCGATGGCCAGCCCTGACGCCACGCTGCGCGTTCCCCGGTGCCAGGGAGGGGTCTCGGACTGTGATTCGGGCACCCTGCTCCAGGGCCGGGCGGGAGTAGGCCCGGAGCAGAATGCTCCGAACACCCTGGGCGGCACCTGCGCCGACGGCACCGCGGGCAGCTACCGCGCCGATGAATCCGTGGAGCAGGTGCGGGTGGCGACGGTGGACGGCTCCACCCTGGCGGCCGGCAAGCAGGTGCGGGTGGAGGTCGTCGTCTGGGCCTACTCCGGTTACAGCTCGGATGCGCTGGACATCTACTACACGGCGGATGCCACGCAGCCGTCGTGGACCTTCCTCACCACGATGGTGCCCACTGGCGCCGGCCTCCAGCGACTGAGCGCCACCTATACGCTGCCCTCCGGTGGCGCGACCCAGGCCGTCCGCGCGTCCTTCCGTTACGGCGGGAGCGCCGCCACCTGTACCCAGGGGTCGTTCGATGATCGGGATGACCTGGCCTTCGACGTCGGCGGGCAGGCTCCGCCGCCGCCTCCTCCTCCGGTCACACCTTCCCCGCGTCTGCTGAAGCTCGACGCCAGCGGCGGTCATGCGCTGCACGTGCGCGCGGACGGCACCGTGTGGGGATGGGGTTACAACCACCATGGCCAGCTCGGCCCGGCCACGAGCGAGCCGCGCGTTCGCAGCCCCGTGAAGGTGACGGGGCTGAGCGGTGTCACCTCCGTGGCCGCGGGTGGTGCGTATTCGCTGGCGCTGCGCCAGGATGGCACCGTGTGGAGCTGGGGGTACAACTCCAACGGCCAGTTGGGAGATGGCACCCTGGTGAACCGGAGCACCCCCGCGCAGGTGTCCGGCTTGAGTGGCGTGGTTTCCGTCACGGCTGGCAACGGCTTCGCTTTGGCGCTGCGCGACGACGGCACGGTGTGGAGCTGGGGCGAGGGCTACTCCGGTCAGCTGGGCAATGGCACCACGGGCCAGCGCTCCACGCCGGATCAGGTGCCTGGGCTGAGCCGCGTGGTGGCCGTGGCGGCTGGCTACGGCTACGCCCTGGCGCTGCGCGACGATGGCACGGTGTGGAGCTGGGGGGAGAACTTCGAGGGCCAACTGGGCGACGGCACGACGACCCAGCGCTCCACGCCGGCTCAGGTGGTGGGCCTGTCGGGCATCACCGCCCTGGCGGCGGGAGACGCCCATTCCCTGGCACTGCGCAACGACGGCACGGTGTGGAGCTGGGGGTACAACTACTCGGGCCAGTTGGGTGATGCCTCCAATACCCAGCGGCTCACCCCCGTTCAGGTGCAGGGGCTCACGGGGGCGACGGTCCTGACCGCCGGTGGCCAGTCCTCCCTGGCGCTGCGCGGTGACGGGAGCGTGTGGCTCTGGGGTAACAACACCTGCCGGGACGACAGCAGCGACTCGAAATCCCACACGGTGCCCGAGCAGGTGCCGGGTCTCACCGGAGGGGTGGACGTCTCCTCCGCCGATTGTAGCTCCCTGGTGCTGGATTCGAGCGGCCGGGTCTGGGTCTGGGGAGCGAACTACAACGGCCTCCTGGCGGACGGCTCGGACTTCGAGCCCGGGCCGGTGCAGGTGCTCGCGAGCGGCTTCAAGGACATTTCCGTGGGCAGGACGCATACCCTGGCGCTGCGCGACGACGGTACGGTGTGGAGCTGGGGGGACAACTATTCCGGGCAGCTGGGCGACGGCACCACGTCCAATCGGCTGGCGCCGGTGCAGGTGTTGGGTCTCACCGGTGTGACGGCCGTGTCCGCGGGCAACCACCACTCGCTGGCGCTGCGCCAGGATGGCACCGTGTGGAGCTGGGGTTACAAGGTGGGCGGCGGGAACTCGTCGTTCCCCACGCAGGTGCCGGGCCTCACCGGTATGACGGCCGTGTCCGCGGGCAGCGCCCATGCGCTGGCACTGCGCCAGGATGGCACCGTGTGGGCGTGGGGGTGGAACGCCGATGCCCAGTTGGGCGATGGCACCACCGTCGATCGTCCGGCGCCCGTCCAGGTGCCAGGCCTCACCGGTGTCATCTCGGTGTCCGCGGGCTACGCCCACAGTCTGGCCGTGCGCAACGACGGCTCGGTGTGGGGTTGGGGGTGGAGCAACCGGAACCAGCTCGGCATCGGTCCGACCTCCGCCCGCAACCAGCCGAGTCCTGTCCGCATGGCCGCCGTCACGAACGCCACCGCGGTGGCCGCGGGTCATGACTACTCGATCGTCGTGGCCGGCAGCAGCAACACCCTCTGGGCCTGCGGACAGAACAACTACGGCAATCTGGGCGATGGCACCACCAACAGTCGCGCCACCCCCGTCCAGGTGCCGGGCCTCTCCGGGGTGGCCTCGGTGACCGACCTCGATGAGGACCATACCCTGGCCGTAAGTGGCGACGGCACGCTGTGGGCCTGGGGAAGCAACTCCAGTGGCGCACTGGGCCTGGGCACCCTGACGCAGTCCAGGAGTCTCTCGCCGGTGCAGGTGGCCCTCACGGGCGTGCGCAGGGCGGGGACCGGTCTGGGCTTCTCCGTGGCCGTGAAGACCGATGGCTCCGTCTGGAGTTGGGGCAGCAACAGCTTCGAGGTGCTGGGCACCGGCCGCTCCATCCTCCGTCGCGCGCCCGGTCTCGTCCCGCTCCCGTAG